ATCCGGGTTGGCTCCGTGAGGCAGAAGGGGGCAGCCTTCCAGCCGATTCCAGAGTACGGCTGCGGATGGGGTGAGCTCAAGGTGCGGGCGCCCCTGCTGCTCGAAATGCATGGAGATGGGGGCGGGTCTACGGCTCAATGGCGATGAGTACGCCGACCTGCTGGGCGACCGGCGTCCAGATGTCCGTCTCGACGCCCGGCGTCTCGATGGACACGACGAGGGCGTACCGCGCACCCAGCTCGCTGCGGTCGCGCTTCGGCTGGTCCTTCCACCATCCGCTCACCGGGTACACGGCGATGGCCCCGCGCTCGGCGAGGTCGGCGGCGTTGCAGGAGAGGATGTCCGAGTGGAGCGAACCTCGGTTGCGTGCCTGCTCGCCGAGGTACCACTCCGACGAGTCGCCACCCGTGGAGGGCTTGGCCTCGTCCTCTTCGAGCGCCTTCTTGTTGAGGCGCTTGCGGAACTCCTCGATCGACTCCGTCGGTCCCTTCACGTCGAAGCGAAGGCCGTGCGAGGCGTAGCGGTGCCGCTTCTTCCAGCCGCGCCGGCCGGGGTTCGGCTCGATGAAGTACGAGAGCGTGATGCGCAGGCTCACCGGCGTCGCGCCGAGTTCCGCGAGCACGCCGCGCGGCCAGGGCAGGTCGAAGAAGTGCAGCTCGCGCATCTTGCCCTCGGTGAACGGGCGGATGCTGCTCTGCGCGACGAGGGTGAGCGCGTCGTTTGCGCTCCGCAAGGCACGCTCGGCGCTGGGCACGCCGAAGCCATAGCGCTGGACGAGCTTCGCGCGGGCGCGCTTGCCGCTCGCGCCGCGCAGATGGGTCTGCATCTGTGCCGACCATTCCGCCGAGTGCACCAAGAGGGCGCGCAGCGTCTCGGGCCAGTAGGTCTGGTATTCGGCCGAGATGAGGGCAGCGAGGCGCGCTGCCTGCGCTGTCGCCGCGCTGGTCGCCCAGCTCAGCACAAAGGACTTGTCGGCGGGCTTGAAGTACGTCGAGAGCAGCGAGAGATCGGGGCACGGGAAGTCGACCTCGCCCTTGGCGTTCTTGACGACGTTGCCGCCCTCGAAGACGACGTCGGGCTTGATGGGCCACGCGTCCGCGAAGGTCACGCCGGTGGTGCTCCACGGCGACAGCTCACCCGGCCGCGCGACGGGATGCCAGCTCGCCCACTTCGGGTCGTTGATGACAGCCTTCTCGGTCAGGGCGCCGACCGTGAGCGCGTTCCACGCCTGGCCGGGGTCGTGGATGGGATCGGTGTCGCTGCGTTCGAGGTGGTCGACGGAGAGCGCGGTCTCGTCAACGTTGCCTGCGCAGAGCACGAAGAGGCGTCGAGCGGAGTCCTCGCCCTCGTCGAGGTAGTCGAGCCCGTGCGTGCTCGGATCGAATGTGCGGCCAGCAGCGAGCGCGTCGACCGCCGCGGACCACGAGGTGGGTTGGCCTCGATCACGCTCGTCGGTCGCCGCGATGGACATCGAGAAGGTGCGACGACGCTCCGGGGATTGGATCTCTGCGCGGCTCGCCGCTACGGCCGTGACCGCACCATAGAGGTCGGGCGGGTTCGCAGGGTGCCCATTGGGCGGCAGGATCTTCACCGACTCGAGCCGGTGCCGGAGCACGACGTTCTGTGTGCCCGCGAGGACCGGCGTGAGGTCGCCGTAGAGCGCGAGGCCGGCCATCTCGGTGCCGTGGCCGAGGTGGTCATGCGTACCCCACGCAGGCTCGCAGGTGTGGCAGTCGTCGACGTCGAGGGAACCGTCGAGCAGCGGGTGCGCGCGCGTGACGCCGGTGTCGAGTACGCAGACGGCTGGCGCGTCAGCCGATGGCGGCGTGACGCGATCGCTCAGCTCTTTCGCCCACTCGCCCTGGTCCTCTGGGCCCATGTTGACGAATACCGTGGCGGCTTCCTTGGCCTTTCGAACCTCGGCGACGTCATTGAGCACGTCGATCGATGCGGCGAGCTGCTCGGGAGTGGCGCGTGCGAGCGTGACAATGCGATCGTCGAACATGAGGCGCCGCGGCGCGACGTCGATCTCCTGCGCAGCCGCGAATTCCATCAGGCGCTCAAGCTCGTTGCCGTCCTGGCGACGGAGCCAGACCTCCCACCAGATCGTCTGGTTCTCGTCGGGGTATGCCTCGGTCGCGTCAGTCCACAGACTGCGCAAGGTCGCGAGGCGAAGCGTCGCGACCGGATCGAGCATGTCCTCGTAGCGGCGCTCGCGTTCCTTCTTCGGCGTTGTCTTCGCGTAGCTCTCGAAGCGCTTGAGGAAGTGCTTCACCTTGCCGTCGGGCACGAACACCGTCGCGCGCTCGATGCGGCGCGACTCGGGCTCGTCGGTCTTCGCGTGGTTGACGGCGACGACCTCGATGCCCTGCCGCGAGTCCTCGAGCGATGTTACCTGGAGCGGCACACCGGGCTGGCTCTCGAACTGCACGTAGAGGCCAGGCACCGCGCCGTGGACCTCGATGCCAGCTACGTCGCGGCGCTTGTCCGCCTCGACGACGGCCACCTTGAGCGCGCGCTCCAAGGCCTTGCCGTGCTTCGCGCGGCTCGTCGGTGGCGCGGGCTTGGTGACGTCGATCTTCCGCCCGTGGGGCTTGTACTCCTCAGCCGTTGGTGGGCCGGGGACGAGGATGTGCTTGCGGTTGCGAGGTGCGGACACGCGTCAGTCCCCTTGATGCCCGCTATGCGTTCGTACCGCGTCGTTCCTCGAGCGCGGCCACGAGCTCGACATCACGCACGGCCGTCGTGTGGTCGAGGATGGCGTTCTTGGCGGCCTGCTCGCATGCCATTGCGATCTCGGCGTGGCTTAGGCCTTTTGCAGCCTCCGCCGCCGTGTGCCACTCGATGTTGCTCGTATCGAGGAGCACCAGCCGCCCCTTCATCACGCGGGTTGCGATTTCCTCGGTGGGCAGCGAGTACTCGAGGACGGCATCGAAGCGACGAAAGAGCGCGCGATCGAGCAAGCTGACATGGTTCGTCGCACCGAGCACGAGGCTGTCGGAGTCGTCCTGCTCGAGGAACTGGAGGAATGAGTTGAGCACGCGGCGGATCTCGCCGACGTCATTCTTGCTGCCTCGCTCTCCGCCGAGAGCGTCGAACTCGTCGAAAAGGTACACGCCACGAGTCGACTGGATCGCGTCGAACACGAGCCGGAGCTTCGCAGCCGTCTCGCCCATGTACTTCGTGATGAGCCCGTCGAGCTGAATGCTGAAGAGTGGCAGACCGAGCTCACCCGCGAGCGCCGCAGCGGTCATTGTCTTGCCGGTCCCCGGGGGCCCGACAAGGAGGAGCTTCCGCATGGGCGAGAAGCCGTGCTCGCGGAGGCGAGCGCGTTCGTGCTGCTCGGTGAGTACGCGATCGAGACGCGTGCGGAGCGGGGCAGGCAGCGCCATGTCGCTCACGCGGGTCTTCGGATAGCCGACCGTGAGCAGGCCCGCAAGCTCACCGCGGGGCTGGGCCAGCGGAACAGGATTGGGCCCTCGCGCGGGCTCGGTCGCTTTCACGCGCGCCTTCACCTGATCGACGAGTTCTCGAAGCTCTTGCGCGAACTTGCCGTGGCCGCTCCGCGCCGCCTGCGCGGCCACCTGCATGGCGATTGCGTAGAAGCGCGTATCGTCGCCATCGGCGTGGCTCCGGATGAGCGCTTTAACTTGGTCCGCAGTAGCCATGACGTCCTTCTTTGTACCCTGAGCCTCGATCCGGAGCCATCGGAAGCACGCGAGCCCTTCAAGATTCTGCCAAGGAAGTCAAGGCGTCGCACCTTTCTGGCTCGCCTCAGCGCCCCTCAGGTAGGGCTTCATCCCCCCCAGTGCCCGCCGTTGTTCCTGCCAGTCGACCGTCCCGAGCACCAGGGGCTACCGGCTATTCGGGTCTGGCGAGAAGCGTGTGTCGACGAACGCGTCATTTCATGCACAGTCCCTCGAATGGGCCCCCAAGAGTACATGGACCCCAATGCATGGGGGCAGAAGGGGTGGAGGTGGGTGAGCATGCGCGGCTGCCTATGTTGCACCAGCCGGCGCGTGACAGGGCGTGTCCGAATTCTGGCCTTCTAGCTACGGTCGGAAAGAATGGCAAGATGCGGGTCTTCGTGAAGGCGCTGGTCGAGACGCTGCGCTCGGCCCTGCGGAGCCGTTCGGAGCTGGCGCTGGAGAACCTGGCTCTTCGCCAGCAACTCGCGGTCTTCCGTGAGAAGCGCCCATCCCCGAGGCTTGCCCAGGGGGACCGCATCTTCTGGGTCGTTCTCCAACGCCTCTGGCAGGGTTGGCGGAGGCCACTGTGCTTGGTTCAGCCGGCAACCGTGGTGAAGTGGCATCGGCTGGGCTTTCGGCTCTTCTGGCGCTGGAAGTCCCGGAGTCGGGCAGGACGGCCTCGGGTAACTCCGGAACTGCGCGTGTTGATTCGGCGCATGGCCGAAGCCAACCCAACATGGGGTGCCCCACCCATTCATGGGGAGTTGCTGAAGCTGGGGGTGGAGGTAGGCCAGACAACGGTTGCT
This genomic stretch from Myxococcus fulvus harbors:
- a CDS encoding S8 family peptidase yields the protein MSAPRNRKHILVPGPPTAEEYKPHGRKIDVTKPAPPTSRAKHGKALERALKVAVVEADKRRDVAGIEVHGAVPGLYVQFESQPGVPLQVTSLEDSRQGIEVVAVNHAKTDEPESRRIERATVFVPDGKVKHFLKRFESYAKTTPKKERERRYEDMLDPVATLRLATLRSLWTDATEAYPDENQTIWWEVWLRRQDGNELERLMEFAAAQEIDVAPRRLMFDDRIVTLARATPEQLAASIDVLNDVAEVRKAKEAATVFVNMGPEDQGEWAKELSDRVTPPSADAPAVCVLDTGVTRAHPLLDGSLDVDDCHTCEPAWGTHDHLGHGTEMAGLALYGDLTPVLAGTQNVVLRHRLESVKILPPNGHPANPPDLYGAVTAVAASRAEIQSPERRRTFSMSIAATDERDRGQPTSWSAAVDALAAGRTFDPSTHGLDYLDEGEDSARRLFVLCAGNVDETALSVDHLERSDTDPIHDPGQAWNALTVGALTEKAVINDPKWASWHPVARPGELSPWSTTGVTFADAWPIKPDVVFEGGNVVKNAKGEVDFPCPDLSLLSTYFKPADKSFVLSWATSAATAQAARLAALISAEYQTYWPETLRALLVHSAEWSAQMQTHLRGASGKRARAKLVQRYGFGVPSAERALRSANDALTLVAQSSIRPFTEGKMRELHFFDLPWPRGVLAELGATPVSLRITLSYFIEPNPGRRGWKKRHRYASHGLRFDVKGPTESIEEFRKRLNKKALEEDEAKPSTGGDSSEWYLGEQARNRGSLHSDILSCNAADLAERGAIAVYPVSGWWKDQPKRDRSELGARYALVVSIETPGVETDIWTPVAQQVGVLIAIEP
- a CDS encoding AAA family ATPase: MATADQVKALIRSHADGDDTRFYAIAMQVAAQAARSGHGKFAQELRELVDQVKARVKATEPARGPNPVPLAQPRGELAGLLTVGYPKTRVSDMALPAPLRTRLDRVLTEQHERARLREHGFSPMRKLLLVGPPGTGKTMTAAALAGELGLPLFSIQLDGLITKYMGETAAKLRLVFDAIQSTRGVYLFDEFDALGGERGSKNDVGEIRRVLNSFLQFLEQDDSDSLVLGATNHVSLLDRALFRRFDAVLEYSLPTEEIATRVMKGRLVLLDTSNIEWHTAAEAAKGLSHAEIAMACEQAAKNAILDHTTAVRDVELVAALEERRGTNA